A region of the Cannabis sativa cultivar Pink pepper isolate KNU-18-1 chromosome 3, ASM2916894v1, whole genome shotgun sequence genome:
atttagaaatatttcaaaaaaaattatttaaaaattaaataataattatttaacttgTTACTTTATAAAAAAACGTAATgagaatatttaaattaattaaattctcTTTTTGAGTTAATTATGTGGgagttattttgtaaaattatattttaaagaaaaaattatttttatatatttaatattaaaaaataataaaaattattacctttaatgatattcttaaaataattagtgGAGGAAGTATTCTTTTATCtcttatttaaacaaattttcacttttttaatttttataaagtaATAAAATGTAGAAGAATAACTAtcgggtgattctacaatgtacCCCTTGAAAGAGATGTATTGATGCACCCATGACGTGTTTCGGTAttcagaagaattttttagtctaatttttttttcatattcatgtacgttatagctatataagataacctacaaaattttgtaaaattcagaataatttacaatatagaaaataatattcaaacagtctattttacacgcgtataaaataaaatagtcacgcgtgcaatacaCTATTTGAACAtatttttcggcgtgttaaatttttccaaatttcttaaaattttacaggatatcttaaataactataacgtacatgaccatgagaaaaattttgactaaaatattatttcgggtgctaaaacagataagggtgcatcaatatatctattttaagagtgcattgtagaatttcccATAACTATTTTaccattattttttattatttattagtaaaaATGTGAGAATCAATCCATAGACTCTTGATAAAATGCAATGTTTAGTTTACAAGGAAACTTACTCTTTTAGAGGTATTTTAGTGCAACTCGTGTGGAATCTTCACATGTTAACATCATTTTACTCCAATAACTTTTCCTTTtcattttaactatttttttaatttgtaattcTTTGTTgactataattatattattataaattagttattaatgtttttttgtagcataaattagctattaatgttaataatataaaataggaaATTTTATAAGCAGACTATTTTTATTAAGTGTCATATATGGTGTGATATTTATTTACTGGAGTTGCACAAAAACTTAATAGATTCTACAACGATTGAATATggtagaaataaataatatttatagttcTTGAAAACAATTTCCATAAAACAAGAGGTTGTGATTAGTTAAACATTGAGATAGATTATGGTGGTTTGAAAACAAATGCAGTTTAGTGCTCTTTCCCCCCCacccccaaaaaaaaatagaaaaaaaaaaagagaattacACTTGCTCAAGTCAGTACTTTTTTATGATCTTTCAAAAGTGTTACTTAGAAAACACATCTCTAATCTGAATTACTATATTTTTGTCAAGATTGAATTTGCAATCTTTAAACATTTGTAGCAGTGAGTAACCTATCTGGATTACAGTTTGAATGCTCTAATTAATCATAGCTCAAAATATACAcacaaaaaagaaaaggttCACAAACTAGAAAGGACAACAAATCCATCCAAGTATGAGATGAAAGCCAGTAGTATAGTGTTGATTTCAGTCTTTTTTGTTCATATTTTAGTTTTGGAAACTGAATGACACTCTTTCCTATGCACAATTAACTATTCAACTCACACTCAGATCTGCAACCTCATCAACAACACAGAGTTTTTAAGACCCTCTtcatatctctctctctctctctcactcactcactcactcagtATAAGTACTCAAGTACTCTTTCTGTGTTCTCCTGCAAATATCTGCCATGACAGTCTCTTCCTTGGATTGATAAAACGACACTAAAATTATTCGTCCTTTTTTAACAATTCAACtatttgaagaggaagaagaagaagaagaaggggttGTTTGGTTTCTTCTCATCTGTAGGCTTGGAGTTCCTCCTTCTGAGATGCTATGCAATGAGGGTTGCCATGTTCTTGGCTTGCTGGCAATAGCAGAGGCTGTTCCTGATGATGCTGATCTTGGTCGGTGTCTCTCATGTTTTATTACCTGAAAACACAGATTCAGACCTTGGTATTGTTTCTTTTCATATTCATGAATGAATGAAAATAGTAGTAAGTAAAGGAATATCTGACTTAATCAATCATATTATTGATTCTTTTTATTCATCATTTACTAATATATTAGCCCAACTTGAGATAGCTGGAGCattcattattaattttttagtatcttttttttaatttattatcaagcCGTTACTATAGGAAGGAGGACTAATAATTATTATCCCTGATATTATGCTGattcattaataattaaatttagacCCCAAAATAAAAgtttcttgtttattgtgtaaACCTTCTTAAAATTAGTCAGAAACTTAATTATGGCAAATAAATGCAGGAGTTTAATTTCAAGTAAAGCACACAAGATGGGGTTAATGAAgaactaaaataaactaatctGTGCTTAAACAAACACCATAAGGCATTAATCTAGAGAAATTAAGATaatggttttttttctttttatgaaaACTCACCTGATTGTTCTTCTCCATTGGCACTGAACCTGGTTTTTCTCTACCAACAATCTCTACTCTCATATCTCCATCTGACTGGCTTAAGTTTCTCTTCAACTTCGCTTGTTTCTTTGCCCATAATCCTTTCATAACCTCTGCACCAAACGAAATAACAAATTATAACCCAAACCCACCAActgaaccaaaagaaaaaaaataaataaacacaacattatagtaaaataataaaaaaaaaaaaaacaaaccttGAGTTGTGATGAGTCTATAAACTTGACCAAGAGCAAGAGTATCAGTTGGCCTGAGAAGTTTAATGCGTGTCAACCTGACAGAGCCGTTACCGCCGGTCCCGGTTCCGGCGCCGGTGGTGGTTGTGGTGGTACTAGTAGTAGTATTCTTGTCAGTTGTTGGTTTTGTGGGACACAAAGTGGTGGAGATGAGTAGAGCAACATAGTGACCTGGGTTAGTTTTCATTATCTCACTAGCACTAACAGGACAGTACAATTTCTCTACTTTCCCATTTGGGTGTTGTATCACTAGTGTTGCTGCATCAATGGCTTGACAATTTcccatctttctctctctaaaaccAGAAAAAAAAGTTGAAGAGGATAGAAGAAGGTTATAAGGCAGAGGAGGAAGGTGTTGAGGTAATGAAATAAGCTCTTTATAGCTCACACACTGCTCATTTACTCACACACATTTCTTTCTACTACTGACCAAATTCTCAATCTTATATTCATGAAGGATATTTTGGTAATTTAGGGGTTGACATGTGAGGACATTATTGTCCAGTGGAAAGTGATGACGTGGTGAGATGTAATTGGTGGAAGTTTTATTGTTGTACAAAACGGGTCAGATACGTTACATACTTTTGGTCTACCTTAAGTCATCCACCGCCCGTTAAATGCTCATCCATagcgtgctctctctctctctctgccttTATCGCCTGTGGTCGCCACGTCATCATTTCTAATCTTAAAACTCGTGTTACATGATTACGTGGCTCAACTACTAAATactatttcttgaaaaaaaaaaactactaaatacTAATCTCTCACCCCACGCTGTCAAACTTCTATTTCACGAGTTTAGCAGCTtgttttatctcaaaaaaaaaaaccttctaTTTCACGCTCCTCCTTTCCTTGTGTCCACGCGCCATAAATGagtatacttttatttttaaaatttttatggttttttttattattatttttttataacaaaattttggtttttgtattttttagaattttacAATTAATATCGTGATTACTAAAATGtgttaaaataattttgagaaattttacaATGCACCCCTTTAAAATGATACATTGATGCATCCTTGTCTGTTTTAGCACTCGAAAtaatttttagtcaaattttttcttatgaTCATGTACgtacgttataattatttaagacatcctgtaaaattttaagaaattcagaaaagtttaacacgccgaaaattacgttcaaacagtgtgttgcacgcgaaactattttattttatacgcgtgtaaaatagactgtttgaacattattttctaaattgtaaattattcggaatttcttaaaattttgtaagttATCTTAATTAGCTATAACgtatatgaatatgaaaaaaaattagataaaaaattcTTCTGAATGTCGAAACAAGTCAAGGGTGTATAAGTACATCCCATTTTAAggaggtgcattgtagaataaCCCAATAATTTATTATGTGTTTGTTTCATATTGCTCATATGTAAAtaatttatcttatttatattatatttagggtaaatagtggcataagtacccaaagttttggGTCTGTAAGCGGCATAAtaccaatgatttttttaagcGGCATAAgtacaaaatatttataaaactataATTGTCTTAAACAGGATACATATAAGACCCAAATTCTAGATTATTTGGTCTGGAAGAAAGTATGTAGTATCATTTACttctaaatctttttttaataaatttaaaacggagtctgtactgacgaaaatagagaaaaattacagttttacaaacattgggtacttatgccactaaaaaaaattattgggtttatacCACTTATAAACTCAAAagtttgggtacttatgccgctatatACCCTTATACTTAATAGTTACTATGTCTTAAGTTTTGATTATTGGATAAATGTCatttttgatattatttatatataaaaaagggaAAATTTTAGTATTATACCTATAATATAATCAATTAACAGAAATaaccttaattaaaaaaatgaacccTAATAACGTGACACGTAGGCTTCTCCTAcctgaattgaaaaaaaaaaataacgcaAACAAAAAAAACACGATCGACCATACGcgccaaaaaattaacaaaaaatggAATATGAATCTTACAACCAGTGCGTGAAATACAAACGcacatacaagaacatataaatTCACGATTTGTTAGTTTTCAAATCAATTTGAAtcatttttaccaaaaaaaaaaaaaaaccattaacGACCAAAAAAAGCTTGGAATACAACCTGAAATTCAATAATCAACAAATCGAAATCAAAAAACGATTTCGAATCTGTCTACGACTTCGATTCTGTGTTACTGTGAGTAAAAAACATAGAAAATTCTTATTAGATCCTGAAAACAGAAAACACCATTGACGAAGAAAAAAGCTTCGGCAACAATCTCCAGTATTTCAATCGAAAAGCAACAATCGAAGTTGTTTCTCAACAACATAAAACGATCCTCAACACAACACAGATTGCAGAGATGTTGTggccaaaaaataaaacaatggaGAAAAATCGTTACTGCGAGAAAAACTTGTTGGTATGCTCGTTCTTCGCGCAACCAAAAATAATCATCGAACAGAAAAAGGTAATCTATATCTTTGTTGTAATATTACATTGTTAAGAAATATCATTACAAATAACATGATCATAAATTTTCCTATTCACAGTGCAATTTCTTCATGTTTATGCTAAATGCAATtcatcgattttttttttccaaacaaaaacaTAATTACTGTGCAAAAAAATATCAACATTAATTTTCACAAATACttaaaatttcattaaaaaaaaataataaataaactaatatgTATATGATAACACACAGGAACCAATGGACCCCATGACAATCATCCTTTTCTACAATGGAACATGGGTAGACAAAACAACATACAATGATTATGAAGTGGCAGGTATACTAATCCCAATAAAATGTTCCTATAATGTTCTTGCACAGGAGATCTATGAAACCTTATCAATAGACAGAAACAAGTATGGAATTACAgtgaaatttcaaattaaa
Encoded here:
- the LOC115710218 gene encoding uncharacterized protein LOC115710218, encoding MGNCQAIDAATLVIQHPNGKVEKLYCPVSASEIMKTNPGHYVALLISTTLCPTKPTTDKNTTTSTTTTTTGAGTGTGGNGSVRLTRIKLLRPTDTLALGQVYRLITTQEVMKGLWAKKQAKLKRNLSQSDGDMRVEIVGREKPGSVPMEKNNQVIKHERHRPRSASSGTASAIASKPRTWQPSLHSISEGGTPSLQMRRNQTTPSSSSSSSSNS